Proteins from one Ramlibacter sp. PS4R-6 genomic window:
- the minE gene encoding cell division topological specificity factor MinE has protein sequence MGSFLSFLLGEKKKTAGVAKERLQIILAHERAGRNAGQPDYLPALQRDLVAVIGKYIKIDPRDIKLHLEKQDNLEVLEVKIELPDAAR, from the coding sequence ATGGGCTCGTTCCTTTCCTTCCTCCTGGGCGAAAAGAAGAAGACCGCCGGCGTCGCCAAGGAGCGGCTGCAGATCATCCTGGCGCACGAGCGCGCGGGCCGCAACGCCGGCCAGCCCGACTACCTGCCGGCCCTGCAGCGCGACCTGGTGGCCGTGATCGGCAAGTACATCAAGATCGACCCGCGTGACATCAAGTTGCACCTGGAGAAGCAGGACAACCTGGAAGTGCTCGAGGTGAAGATCGAATTGCCCGATGCCGCGCGTTAG
- a CDS encoding SRPBCC family protein produces MSSPVTVRVTHRYNVSADKVFDAWLMPAIAARFLFATRTGNIMHCEIEPAVGGQFVVTDRRPVADGDESFFDAQHRGTFLEIDRPKRITFEFVVEPYTEEPTKVTLDFLPMGISVTDLVLTHDLGEGEDAKVNAKRTEQGWEKMLDHLEKVLTTKTWGGFTRPGGV; encoded by the coding sequence ATGTCCTCCCCCGTGACCGTGCGCGTGACGCACCGTTACAACGTGTCGGCCGACAAGGTGTTCGACGCGTGGCTGATGCCTGCCATTGCCGCGCGCTTCCTCTTCGCCACGCGCACGGGAAACATCATGCATTGCGAGATCGAGCCGGCCGTGGGTGGCCAGTTCGTGGTGACCGACCGCCGCCCGGTGGCCGACGGCGACGAGAGCTTCTTCGACGCGCAGCACCGCGGCACGTTCCTCGAGATCGACCGCCCCAAGCGCATCACCTTCGAGTTCGTGGTCGAGCCGTACACGGAAGAGCCAACGAAGGTCACGCTGGACTTCCTGCCCATGGGCATCAGCGTGACCGACCTGGTCCTCACGCACGACCTGGGCGAGGGCGAAGACGCCAAAGTCAACGCCAAGCGCACCGAGCAAGGGTGGGAAAAGATGCTCGACCACCTGGAAAAGGTGCTCACCACCAAGACCTGGGGTGGCTTTACACGCCCGGGGGGCGTGTGA
- a CDS encoding SDR family NAD(P)-dependent oxidoreductase codes for MAITHSLRPLAVVTGASSGIGYHLARCAVEEGFDLVVAADTPLDEAVMDFKSLGAQDVVCVQADLATREGVDQLCHALDGREVDVLLANAGHGAAGPFLELDIADIQHVINTNVTGTIYLIQQVARGMVARGQGRILITGSIAGFQPGSFHAVYNGSKAFIDSFGEALRNELKDTGVSVSILMPGATDTEFFARAHLQGTYMGDDLKKDDPAKVAKAGWDAMMDGEADVVYSVKNKLQVIASKVMPAQAVAAMHRKIAEPGSSKEAKKEAQKERAVAKKDGADK; via the coding sequence ATGGCAATCACTCATTCTCTGCGGCCGCTCGCGGTCGTAACGGGCGCCTCATCGGGCATCGGCTACCACCTGGCGCGCTGCGCCGTCGAGGAGGGCTTCGACCTGGTCGTGGCCGCCGACACGCCGCTCGACGAAGCGGTCATGGACTTCAAGTCGCTGGGCGCGCAGGACGTGGTGTGCGTGCAGGCCGACCTGGCCACGCGCGAAGGCGTGGACCAGCTGTGCCACGCGCTGGACGGCCGCGAGGTCGACGTGCTGCTGGCCAACGCGGGCCACGGCGCGGCCGGGCCCTTCCTGGAGCTGGACATCGCCGACATCCAGCACGTGATCAACACCAACGTCACCGGCACCATCTACCTTATCCAGCAGGTGGCGCGCGGCATGGTGGCGCGCGGCCAGGGCCGGATCCTCATCACGGGCTCGATCGCAGGCTTTCAGCCGGGGAGCTTCCACGCCGTCTACAACGGCAGCAAGGCCTTCATCGATTCGTTCGGCGAGGCTCTGCGCAACGAGCTGAAGGACACGGGCGTGTCGGTGAGCATCCTGATGCCCGGCGCCACCGACACCGAGTTCTTTGCGCGCGCGCACCTGCAGGGCACCTACATGGGCGACGACCTGAAGAAGGACGACCCGGCCAAGGTGGCCAAGGCCGGCTGGGACGCGATGATGGACGGCGAGGCCGACGTGGTCTACAGCGTCAAGAACAAGCTGCAGGTGATCGCCTCGAAGGTGATGCCGGCGCAGGCCGTGGCGGCCATGCACCGCAAGATCGCCGAGCCGGGGTCGTCGAAGGAGGCGAAGAAGGAGGCCCAGAAGGAGCGGGCGGTGGCCAAGAAGGACGGCGCGGACAAATAG
- a CDS encoding VOC family protein yields MPVISHVSVGSNDMKRAKPFYDAVLATLGYKCLGDYGETAGYGTEFPEFWVGQPHDGGKAAPGNGTHICFNAQRREQVDNFHAKALELGGADDGKPGLRPEYTPDYYAAFVRDPDGNKIEAVCFVK; encoded by the coding sequence ATGCCCGTCATCTCCCACGTCTCCGTCGGCAGCAACGACATGAAGCGCGCCAAGCCGTTCTACGACGCGGTGCTCGCCACGCTCGGCTACAAGTGCCTGGGCGATTACGGCGAAACGGCCGGCTACGGCACCGAATTCCCCGAGTTCTGGGTGGGCCAGCCGCACGACGGTGGCAAGGCCGCGCCGGGCAACGGCACGCACATCTGCTTCAATGCCCAGCGGCGCGAGCAGGTGGACAACTTCCACGCCAAGGCGCTGGAGCTCGGCGGCGCCGACGACGGCAAGCCCGGCCTGCGGCCCGAGTACACGCCCGACTATTACGCAGCCTTCGTGCGCGACCCCGACGGCAACAAGATCGAAGCAGTCTGCTTCGTGAAGTAA
- a CDS encoding NnrU family protein, producing MALMILGLVIFLGVHSTRIFADPWRTAMIQRIGPWPWKGLYALVSILGFVLIVMGFHSAKQESMVLYVTPNWMKHVTALLMMLSMTLFVAAYIPRNWFKARFHHPQVLSVKTWAVAHLLAVGVVADVVLFVSLLVWAALSFSAARKRDRDANTVYPPGNAVGTTITIAAGLVAWSVFALLLHGPLIGVRPLGY from the coding sequence ATGGCGCTGATGATCCTGGGCCTGGTGATCTTCCTCGGCGTGCACTCCACGCGCATCTTCGCGGACCCGTGGCGCACGGCCATGATCCAGCGCATCGGGCCGTGGCCGTGGAAGGGGCTGTATGCCCTGGTGTCCATCCTCGGCTTCGTCCTGATCGTCATGGGCTTCCATTCGGCCAAGCAGGAATCGATGGTGCTGTACGTCACGCCCAACTGGATGAAGCACGTGACGGCGCTGCTGATGATGCTGTCGATGACGCTCTTCGTCGCCGCGTACATCCCGCGCAACTGGTTCAAGGCGCGCTTCCACCACCCGCAGGTGCTGTCGGTGAAGACCTGGGCGGTGGCGCACCTGCTGGCGGTGGGCGTGGTGGCCGACGTGGTGCTCTTCGTGTCGCTGCTGGTGTGGGCGGCGCTGAGCTTCAGCGCGGCGCGAAAGCGCGACCGCGACGCCAACACCGTGTACCCCCCGGGCAACGCCGTGGGCACCACGATCACGATCGCCGCCGGGCTGGTGGCGTGGTCGGTGTTCGCGCTGCTCCTGCACGGGCCGTTGATCGGCGTGCGCCCGCTCGGCTACTAA